GTCTCCACCCGAGACTCAGTGAAATTGAACTCGCTGTGAAGATGCAGTGTACCCGCGGCAAGACGGAAAGACCCCGTGAACCTTTACTATAGCTTGACACTGAACCTTGAGCCTTGATGTGTAGGATAGGTGGGAGGCTTTGAAGTGTGGACGCCAGTCTGCATGGAGCCGACCTTGAAATACCACCCTTTAATGTTTGATGTTCTAACCTGGGTCCGTAATCCGGACTGGGGACAGTGTCTGGTGGGTAGTTTGACTGGGGCGGTCTCCTCCCAAAGAGTAACGGAGGAGCACGAAGGTTAGCTAATCCTGGTCGGACATCAGGAGGTTAGTGCAAAGGCATAAGCTAGCTTGACTGCGAGAGTGACGGCTCGAGCAGGTGCGAAAGCAGGTCTTAGTGATCCGGTGGTTCTGAATGGAAGGGCCATCGCTCAACGGATAAAAGGTACTCCGGGGATAACAGGCTGATACCGCCCAAGAGTTCATATCGACGGCGGTGTTTGGCACCTCGATGTCGGCTCATCACATCCTGGGGCTGAAGTAGGTCCCAAGGGTATGGCTGTTCGCCATTTAAAGTGGTACGCGAGCTGGGTTTAGAACGTCGTGAGACAGTTCGGTCCCTATCTGCCGTGGGCGTTGGAAGATTGAGGGGGGTTGCTCCTAGTACGAGAGGACCGGAGTGAACGCACCACTGGTGTTCGGGTTGTCATGCCAATGGCACTGCCCGGTAGCTACGTGCGGAAGAGATAACCGCTGAAAGCATCTAAGCGGGAAACTTGCCCCGAGATGAGTCTTCCCTGGGAACTTGATTCCCCTGAAGGGACGTTTAAGACGAAGACGTTGATAGGCTGGGTGTGTAAGCGCAGCGATGCGTTGAGCTAACCAGTACTAATGACCCGAGAGGCTTAACCTTACAACACCGAAGGTGTTTTAGAGAGACGGAAAGAAGAGATTCAGCTTGTTCAGAGATTGGTTCGGGTGGTTGTGTGTAAGCGAAAGCGGAGCATGACGGCCGGAATGAAACGAATTTGCCTGGCGGCGACAGCGCGGTGGTCCCACCTGACCCCATGCCGAACTCAGAAGTGAAACGCCGTAGCGCCGATGGTAGTGTGGGGTCTCCCCATGCGAGAGTAGGGAACTGCCAGGCATCAAATTGTGTGTGCTGATATGGCTCAGTTGGTAGAGCGCACCCTTGGTAAGGGTGAGGTCCCCAGTTCGACTCTGGGTATCAGCACCAGTCTAGTTATGGTTAAAGTTCGGCGAAGTAGAAGAATTTGCCTGGCGGCGACAGCGCGGTGGTCCCACCTGACCCCATGCCGAACTCAGAAGTGAAACACCGTAGCGCCGATGGTAGTGTGGGGTCTCCCCATGCGAGAGTAGGGAACTGCCAGGCATCAAATTGTGGTGTAAGAAAGCACCGGTTATCAGAATGACCTCTCTGATGACATACAGAATCGGTGGTGCGGTAGTTCAGTCGGTTAGAATACCGGCCTGTCACGCCGGGGGTCGCGGGTTCGAGTCCCGTCCGCACCGCCAACTAATCAAGCCCTGAGTATAAGCTCAGGGCTTTTTTGCATATGTTATCAATGTGCATGGGAAATGGTTTTCTATCCCGTTCTGTCTCAATGCCCTTGTTCTGATAGTGGCAATATCTTGAAACTTACAAAAAAAATCCCTATAACATGAACAGGACATTGGATATAGCGGGAATGATGTGCGCAAAAAAACCTATGCAATGAGGTATGTTGCCGGGCAACCAGCAGAGAGAGTCTTGCCACCTCAGACAATGCACTATTTAAATCAGCCATCGTTCTCTTTGACTCCGTTAATTCCCTCAGCCGATGTACTGCGGGTTATGGTTTGGAATATTTTTAAGCAACAACGAACCAATTGGCTTTCTGTATTGAAAGCATTCAGTCACAATGCTCAATTAGTCTTGTTACAAGAAGCACAATCCACCCCCGAACTGATTCGTTTTGCAACAACACATTATCTTTCAACAGAGCAAGTTCCAGCCTTTATTCTGCCCGAGCATCCTTCTGGGGTGATGACGTTGTCCAATGCGCAGCCGATGTACTGTTTCCCATTGCGAGAGCGAGAGCCATTGATTCGGTTGTCAAAATCGGCACTTATCACTGTTTATTCATTGAGTGATAAACGCTTGCTTATGGTGGTTAATATTCATGCGGTGAATTTTAGTCTGGGTGTTGAATCATATAAAAAGCAGCTTAGCCGTGTTGGTGAACAATTAGCTCAACATCATGGCCCGGTTATTATGGCTGGGGATTTTAATGCCTGGAGCCAACAGCGGGTGAGTGCATTGTACCGATTTGCTCATTGCATGGCGCTGAAAGAGGTGATGTTTTCTGATGACCAGAGACGACGAACATTTGGTCGTCCACTGGATTTTGTCTTCTACAGGGAACTGGATGTGGCTGGTGCATCCGTATTCGCTACGGAGGCTTCAGATCATAACCCCTTGTTGGTTGAATTTGATATGTCCTCACTTTAGGCAAATGCTTTTTGCCATGAGTACGCAGCGTATCCCTTCACCTAAATAGCTCTGTGCTATCAGGCGAGTCGCGTAATCCAGAAGTTGGGGGATGGTATGTGATACAACATGATGGCAGGAGGAGAACCCTGTCGAGGATAATCCCTGACAGG
This sequence is a window from Dickeya aquatica. Protein-coding genes within it:
- a CDS encoding endonuclease/exonuclease/phosphatase family protein, producing the protein MRKKTYAMRYVAGQPAERVLPPQTMHYLNQPSFSLTPLIPSADVLRVMVWNIFKQQRTNWLSVLKAFSHNAQLVLLQEAQSTPELIRFATTHYLSTEQVPAFILPEHPSGVMTLSNAQPMYCFPLREREPLIRLSKSALITVYSLSDKRLLMVVNIHAVNFSLGVESYKKQLSRVGEQLAQHHGPVIMAGDFNAWSQQRVSALYRFAHCMALKEVMFSDDQRRRTFGRPLDFVFYRELDVAGASVFATEASDHNPLLVEFDMSSL